The sequence CGTTGCCGCGCCAGTATCGCAGCGCCGGCTCCCACGGACCCAGCCGGCCCAGGGTCGTATCGGAACGGTGAAGAAGGGGCACCGCGCTGCGGCACAGCTCCTCCCAGGCAAGAGCCTCAAGGCCGCGCCGGTGCCGCTGCCAGTACGCGAGCCGCGTCTCCGGGGGCGCGGCGGCCAGGGCCGCCCGATGCGGGGCGACTACCCGGAACCACAGGCGCAGAAAGGGATCGTCGATTCGGTAGAGGCTGCGTTTGCCGGACTTCGGGTCGGTTCCGAACGGCGTGTCGCGGCGTACGAGACCCATCTCCGCGAGTGAGGCGAGTGGCCGCGACAGACTGGAAGCCGGCTTGCCGAGACGGCCCGCGATCTCGCTGACCCGGTGCGCCCCGTTGCCGATGACGTCCAGCAAGGGGCGCAACGCCGTGGCCGGAGGGGTCTCCTCCCGCAACAGCCGATCAGGTTCTCCATGAAGCGGACCCGCGGGGTCGAGAACCAGAGCGTCCAACGCGGCTTCGATGTCGTTTCCGAACGGTTCGGCAAGCTCCCAGTAGCGAGGTATGCCTCCCCATAGCGCATAGACGGTCACCAGGTCGCGATGCCTGTCGAAGGGGAAAGCCTCGGCGAGATGCCCCGGCGGCAAGGGGCCGACCGCAAAGGCTTCGGCAGCCCGGCCGTAGAGCGGCGCCGTGGAGTCGAGTATCACGCTGTGCATCATGCGCTGACTCGATCCGCACACGGCCAGCCGCAACCGCCGCTCCGGGCGGTCCAGCCAGTTCTGCAAGACTCCGGGCAGCGCGGGGTCCGCCTCGATCAGATAGGGCAGCTCGTCGAGCACCCACGGCCCCTCCCAGCCGGCGCGGTCAGCCTCGGCCGAAACCCGCGTTAAAAACGAGCGCCAGTCCGGGTACTCGACGTCGGCAAACCCCGGGAATCGTTCAGCGACGGCCGTCGCCAAGTAGCGCCGCTGCACGGGCGAGGACGACTGATCCGCCACCGTATACAGGCCGTCGTGACCCTGCGACCACTCGATGAGCAATCGCGATTTCCCGATCCGCCGGCGTCCCCAGATGACCGCGAAAGCGCCGGCCCGGGACAACACATGGTCCAGCCGCTCCATTTCGTGGCGACGGTCGAGGAACTGCATTGTCTTATTATGCTGAAAAACATTATGTTATTCAACATAATAATCAAGAAGCGCTGACATATTTCAGCGAATCCACCAGCCCCGAAGACGAAGCCTCCCGGTTGTCTTTCAGGCTGACGCGCCGGCCTCGGTATCCACTTGGCCTGACACCGCCTTTCGGAAGATCTCGTTCAACCGCGCACGAATGGCCTCCGGTTCCAGAAGGCGGGGCGTCCCAGGCCCGAGAAGGCTTCACCGTGCGGCGGGAGTGTTGGCCGACCTCCTCACCCCTGGATTCCCGCTTTCGCGGGAATGACGATTCAGGGGGTTGTTGCCTTTCTCAGATGGGGTTTGACACAGCCTGTTTCACGGGAATGACGGGTCGGCCTTTCGTGCCCTGAAGTTGTCGTGGGTGCCCTTAGTTGACACCCCTCAACCCATATATTACGCTGCCTTCCCAGCCTCCGCATGACTCTCCTGACAGGACCGTGCGCGGCATTGTGACCGATTGACCATGGGTAGCGAGACGCTCTGGCCGCTGGGTCTGTACTTTCTGATTGCTCTCGTTGTGGCGGGAAGCATGATCGGGTTGTCGTTCGTCCTGGGCGAGCGGCACAAGGACCGCGCCACCGGGCAGCCGTACGAGTCGGGCATCCTCTCCACCGGCTCGGCGCGCGTGCGCCTGTCGGTGAAGTTCTACATCGTCGCGATGCTGTTCGTGATCTTCGACCTCGAAGCGGTATTCATCTTCGCCTACGCCGTGGCATACGAGGAGGTGGGCTGGGCCGGCTACGCCGGCATGGTGGTGTTCGTGGCGATTCTGGTGGTGGCGCTGATCTACGAATACCGCATGGGCGCGCTCGACTGGGAGCCCATCCGTCTGAGGCGGGCCAAGGCCGGTCGGGAAAGGATCGGCACTTGATGCAATGGTCGCTGTCCAAACCCCAGGCCGCGGAGCCGCAGAGGGGCGCCTTCGACGACGCCATACGGCGGCTTCTGGTGATGGCGCGCCTCGAGGACTTGGTGCGGTGGGGGCGCAAGAACTCCATGTGGCCGTTCCACTTCGGGCTCTCCTGCTGCTTCGTGGAAATGGCCACGAGCCTCACCAGCAAGTTCGACGTCGCCCGCTTCGGCGCCGAGGTCATCCGCGGCACGCCGCGGGAGGCGGACGTCATCGTGATCGCCGGCACCCCCTTCATCAAGATGGCGCC is a genomic window of Deltaproteobacteria bacterium containing:
- a CDS encoding ATP-binding protein, coding for MQFLDRRHEMERLDHVLSRAGAFAVIWGRRRIGKSRLLIEWSQGHDGLYTVADQSSSPVQRRYLATAVAERFPGFADVEYPDWRSFLTRVSAEADRAGWEGPWVLDELPYLIEADPALPGVLQNWLDRPERRLRLAVCGSSQRMMHSVILDSTAPLYGRAAEAFAVGPLPPGHLAEAFPFDRHRDLVTVYALWGGIPRYWELAEPFGNDIEAALDALVLDPAGPLHGEPDRLLREETPPATALRPLLDVIGNGAHRVSEIAGRLGKPASSLSRPLASLAEMGLVRRDTPFGTDPKSGKRSLYRIDDPFLRLWFRVVAPHRAALAAAPPETRLAYWQRHRRGLEALAWEELCRSAVPLLHRSDTTLGRLGPWEPALRYWRGNAPELDIVARSVDGKRLLVGEAKWTTQPVKVPGADVPVHLGDLAGAEDIELHQALFVPERMPEDTEHRLHVVDAGTVMGLLV
- the ndhC gene encoding NADH-quinone oxidoreductase subunit A, which produces MGSETLWPLGLYFLIALVVAGSMIGLSFVLGERHKDRATGQPYESGILSTGSARVRLSVKFYIVAMLFVIFDLEAVFIFAYAVAYEEVGWAGYAGMVVFVAILVVALIYEYRMGALDWEPIRLRRAKAGRERIGT